In uncultured Cohaesibacter sp., a genomic segment contains:
- a CDS encoding helicase HerA-like domain-containing protein: MLQDGKIYLGTSFLTDKDGAQSSQGEYLDLALANRHGLITGATGTGKTVSLQILTEGFSNAGVPVFCADVKGDLSGLAAEGEPKDFLFKRAEQIGLGDDYCFAAVPTIFWDLFGEQGHPVRTTISDMGPLLLSRLLGLNDTQEGILNIAFKLADDEGLLLLDLKDLRALLVNMEERRKELSAAYGNISTTSIGAIQRDLLVLEQQGADQFFGETALDILDMMRTTRDGRGVVSILAADKLMQSPRLYATFLLWLLSELFEELPEVGDRDKPRLVFFFDEAHLLFEDAPKILVDKVEQVVKLIRSKGVGVYFVTQNPLDVPDDVLSQLGNRVQHALRAYTPRDQKAVKVAADTFRPNPGLDTRQVIMELGVGEALVSTLMKKGVPSMVQRTLIRPPSSRIGPLSVAEREAIINASPILGVYDKVVDRESAYEVLLKRAADKARREEMQRQEEDRQRETAGRMKKGRTGFTLPDFDRDDRPTTKARRSTGKRRSNRQTVAEAALKSAARSVASSLGRALVRGILGSLKSGR; this comes from the coding sequence ATGTTACAAGACGGGAAAATCTATCTCGGCACGTCTTTTCTAACCGACAAAGACGGCGCACAGTCCAGTCAGGGGGAATATCTTGACCTTGCACTGGCCAACCGGCATGGCCTGATCACCGGCGCAACAGGAACCGGCAAGACCGTTTCGCTGCAAATCCTCACCGAGGGCTTCTCCAATGCCGGGGTGCCGGTGTTCTGTGCCGATGTCAAAGGCGATCTTTCCGGTTTGGCTGCAGAAGGGGAGCCGAAGGACTTCCTGTTCAAACGCGCCGAACAGATCGGCCTTGGCGATGACTATTGCTTTGCCGCCGTGCCGACCATTTTCTGGGATCTGTTCGGTGAACAGGGCCACCCGGTACGGACGACAATCAGCGACATGGGACCGCTTTTGCTGTCGCGCCTGCTCGGGCTCAATGACACGCAGGAAGGCATTCTCAATATTGCCTTCAAGCTGGCCGATGACGAGGGATTGCTGCTGCTCGATCTCAAGGATCTGCGCGCACTTCTGGTGAACATGGAAGAGCGGCGCAAGGAGCTGTCTGCCGCCTATGGCAATATTTCCACCACCTCGATCGGCGCAATCCAGCGCGATCTGCTGGTGCTTGAGCAACAGGGCGCCGACCAGTTCTTCGGCGAGACGGCGCTCGATATCCTCGACATGATGCGCACCACCCGCGACGGCCGCGGCGTCGTGTCCATTCTGGCCGCCGACAAGCTGATGCAGTCCCCTCGCCTTTATGCAACCTTCCTTTTGTGGCTGCTTTCCGAACTGTTCGAGGAATTGCCGGAAGTGGGCGACAGGGACAAGCCGCGGCTCGTCTTCTTCTTTGATGAGGCTCACCTGCTTTTCGAAGATGCCCCCAAGATCCTCGTGGACAAGGTGGAACAGGTCGTCAAACTCATCCGCTCCAAGGGCGTGGGCGTCTATTTCGTCACGCAGAATCCGCTTGATGTCCCTGACGACGTGCTGTCCCAGCTGGGCAACCGGGTGCAACATGCCTTGCGCGCTTATACCCCTAGGGACCAGAAAGCCGTCAAGGTGGCAGCGGACACCTTCCGGCCCAATCCGGGGCTTGATACCCGTCAGGTCATCATGGAACTGGGGGTTGGCGAAGCGCTGGTCTCCACGCTGATGAAAAAGGGCGTGCCCTCCATGGTGCAGCGGACTCTCATCCGGCCACCAAGTTCGCGCATCGGGCCGCTGTCGGTTGCCGAGCGCGAGGCCATCATCAACGCGAGCCCGATCCTTGGCGTTTATGACAAGGTTGTCGACCGGGAAAGTGCCTATGAAGTGCTACTCAAACGGGCGGCAGACAAGGCAAGGCGGGAAGAGATGCAGAGGCAAGAAGAGGATCGCCAGCGTGAGACAGCGGGCCGCATGAAAAAGGGCCGTACCGGCTTTACCCTGCCCGATTTCGACCGCGATGACCGCCCGACCACCAAGGCACGGCGCAGTACCGGCAAGCGCCGGTCGAACAGGCAGACGGTGGCAGAAGCAGCCCTCAAATCAGCCGCCCGTTCCGTTGCCTCTTCGCTTGGGCGAGCACTGGTTCGCGGCATTCTTGGCAGCCTCAAAAGCGGTCGCTAG
- a CDS encoding dipeptidase yields MTKLDSVLAQIDANFDDSLKRLFTFVGFKSVSTDPAYKDECKKAAEWLANELNGIGIDAKAHETIGHPMVMGHDSDTSEKPGPNVLFYGHYDVQPVDPLELWDADPFTAKIFEKDGVKMIFGRGSSDDKGQVLTFVEACRAYKEVHGALPINVSILVEGEEESASPSLLPFLNKHKEELSKDLALVCDTTMWDAETPAITTMLRGLMAQEVIITAANRDLHSGAYGGPAANPVRILAKVLAAIHDDNGRVTIPGFYDGVEELTPEMKAQWDALPYDAEGFLAEVGLSIPAGETGYSVYEQLNARPTCEFNGIIGGYTGEGFKTVIAAKASVKISCRLVGKQDPEAIRTNMQAFIRARVPADCTVEFIDHGGAPGHSLSPDFPPLKKGAQALKDEWGKETILSGMGGSIPIVGEFKEILGMDSMMIGYALENDNIHSPNEKYNLESYHRGIRSWARVLAALAEE; encoded by the coding sequence ATGACAAAGCTTGATTCTGTTCTGGCGCAAATCGACGCCAACTTCGACGATTCCCTCAAACGTCTTTTCACATTCGTTGGGTTCAAATCCGTTTCCACCGACCCCGCCTACAAGGACGAGTGCAAGAAAGCCGCCGAGTGGCTTGCCAATGAGCTGAACGGGATCGGGATCGACGCGAAGGCGCATGAAACCATTGGCCATCCGATGGTCATGGGCCATGACAGCGACACATCTGAAAAACCCGGCCCGAATGTCCTGTTCTACGGGCACTATGACGTGCAGCCCGTCGATCCGTTGGAGCTGTGGGACGCCGACCCCTTCACAGCCAAGATTTTCGAAAAGGATGGCGTGAAAATGATCTTCGGTCGCGGCTCTTCCGACGACAAGGGTCAGGTGCTGACCTTCGTTGAAGCCTGCCGCGCCTACAAGGAAGTGCATGGCGCGCTGCCGATCAATGTCTCCATTCTGGTGGAAGGCGAGGAAGAGAGCGCTTCGCCAAGCCTGTTGCCTTTCCTCAACAAGCACAAGGAAGAGCTGTCGAAGGATCTTGCCTTGGTCTGCGACACCACCATGTGGGATGCAGAAACCCCGGCCATCACCACCATGCTGCGCGGCCTGATGGCGCAGGAAGTCATCATCACGGCGGCCAATCGCGATCTGCACTCCGGTGCCTACGGCGGCCCGGCTGCCAACCCGGTGCGGATTCTTGCCAAGGTGCTGGCAGCCATCCATGACGACAATGGCCGCGTGACCATTCCGGGCTTTTATGATGGCGTCGAAGAACTGACACCAGAGATGAAGGCCCAGTGGGATGCCCTGCCCTATGATGCGGAAGGATTCCTTGCTGAGGTTGGCCTTTCCATCCCGGCCGGGGAAACCGGCTACAGCGTCTACGAACAGCTTAACGCTCGTCCGACCTGTGAGTTCAACGGCATCATCGGCGGTTATACCGGCGAAGGTTTCAAGACCGTCATCGCGGCCAAGGCCTCTGTCAAGATCTCCTGCCGTCTGGTCGGCAAGCAGGATCCGGAAGCCATCCGCACCAACATGCAGGCCTTCATCCGGGCGCGCGTTCCGGCGGACTGCACGGTTGAATTCATTGATCATGGTGGCGCGCCCGGCCACAGCCTTTCGCCAGACTTCCCGCCGCTCAAGAAAGGCGCTCAGGCACTCAAGGACGAATGGGGCAAGGAAACCATTCTCTCCGGCATGGGCGGTTCCATTCCCATCGTTGGCGAGTTCAAGGAAATCCTTGGCATGGATTCGATGATGATCGGCTACGCTCTGGAGAATGACAACATCCATTCGCCGAACGAAAAATACAATCTGGAGAGCTACCACCGGGGCATCCGTTCCTGGGCGCGGGTTCTGGCGGCCCTTGCCGAGGAATAG
- a CDS encoding DUF1131 family protein: MGSLADSNGAPPPRAVLTITDAGVSGLTPETGYGPKAIGAALPGFTIETIQTAGENDTQWTYAAFRDGLQMVQIFKGTGGKIGVVHGVGDAVAGPNGERLGMTFAQVRLPRRACRVGKNLWRGMAICKAANTEKVSLVFAISEYRGPFDQLPSPSELQQATLQRILWTP, encoded by the coding sequence ATGGGGTCGCTTGCGGATTCCAACGGCGCTCCGCCGCCAAGAGCCGTTCTGACCATCACCGACGCTGGGGTCAGCGGTCTGACACCCGAGACGGGATATGGCCCGAAGGCCATCGGAGCAGCCTTGCCGGGCTTCACCATCGAAACCATCCAGACAGCGGGTGAAAACGACACCCAGTGGACTTATGCGGCCTTCCGTGACGGCTTGCAAATGGTGCAGATTTTCAAGGGAACCGGCGGCAAGATCGGCGTGGTCCATGGCGTTGGTGATGCCGTGGCCGGACCGAACGGCGAGCGGCTGGGCATGACCTTTGCGCAAGTTCGCTTGCCACGCCGTGCCTGTCGAGTTGGCAAGAATCTCTGGCGAGGCATGGCCATCTGCAAGGCGGCCAACACCGAGAAGGTTTCGCTCGTCTTTGCCATTTCAGAGTACCGTGGGCCGTTTGACCAGCTGCCTTCGCCCTCCGAGCTGCAACAGGCAACACTGCAAAGAATTCTCTGGACGCCGTGA